Proteins from one Portunus trituberculatus isolate SZX2019 chromosome 38, ASM1759143v1, whole genome shotgun sequence genomic window:
- the LOC123514963 gene encoding uncharacterized protein LOC123514963 isoform X1: MEKLDKSAGASTNQESFSGFSGAHALSSSDEDREIPDLFMDGGSDPLDDLDNMATTNPVVDEEDNSEFLRALEELSSHFHGEEEKGEPLSERLATILNASLRRRPSTEGVKMTYNKIKLPSNVPNLTVPSTNSALTKAMSSGGKLIDTRLFHTNSLISKAIVSIAQCVSDIGERSGKTIGHYLDGLNNSIRLLASAVNYMNQLRKEVARLHVNDSALAELCRWECEVGRDTLFPFDVTKKCDEIHKTKRLGRYPNRPYRTTGPRRFTQIRRPYNRRPYYQQRGDSRNSRPFLGKMASQGRGMHPHHASH; this comes from the coding sequence atggaaaaattagataaaagtgCCGGAGCTAGTACGAATCAGGAAAGTTTTTCTGGTTTTAGTGGTGCTCATGCGCTTTCCTCATCCGATGAGGACAGGGAGATTCCTGATCTGTTTATGGATGGGGGCTCCGACCCTTTGGATGATTTGGATAATATGGCCACAACTAATCCTGTCGTTGACGAGGAAGATAATTCGGAATTCCTTAGAGCCCTAGAGGAACTGTCCAGCCATTTtcatggagaggaggaaaaaggtgaacCGTTGTCTGAACGCCTTGCCACCATACTTAATGCAAGTTTGAGACGGCGTCCATCAACTGAGGGCGTAAAAATGACTTACAATAAAATCAAACTTCCCAGCAATGTACCAAACTTAACTGTTCCCTCTACCAACTCAGCCCTCACTAAAGCCATGAGTTCTGGCGGGAAGCTCATAGACACCAGACTTTTTCACACTAATTCCTTGATATCTAAGGCAATTGTGTCCATTGCTCAATGTGTTAGTGATATTGGTGAAAGATCAGGGAAGACTATTGGCCATTACCTGGATGGCTTGAACAATAGCATCAGACTATTGGCTTCTGCTGTCAATTACATGAATCAATTGCGGAAGGAAGTTGCTCGACTTCACGTAAATGACTCGGCCTTGGCAGAATTATGTCGATGGGAATGTGAAGTCGGTAGAGATactttgtttccttttgacgTCACtaaaaaatgtgatgaaattCATAAAACTAAGAGACTTGGAAGGTATCCCAACCGCCCTTATAGGACAACCGGACCCAGGAGGTTCACACAAATTAGGCGACCTTACAACAGGAGGCCTTACTATCAGCAGAGGGGAGACTCAAGGAATTCGAGGCCTTTTTTAGGGAAAATGGCATCCCAAGGGAGGGGGATGCACCCACACCATGCCTCCCATTAA